In Shewanella sp. GD04112, the sequence AGATCCTCTTTCACGCGATTACGTTCAGCTTCAATTTCTGCTTTACCCTGAGCGATGATTTTTGCACGCTCAGCGTCTGCTTCGGCTTTAGCTTCTTCAACTATTTGAGCTTTACGCTTGTTAGCTTGCTCAATAATTTCGTTAGCAGTCACCTTGGCTTCTTTTAGTTGGTCAGTCGCTTTCGCTTGAGCCAACTCTAGGTCTTTTACCGCACGATCAGCATCAGCTAGACCGTCAGCAATCCTTTTTTGGCGCGCTTCGATGGCATTCATCAAAGGGGGCCATACAAACTTCATGCAGAACCACACGAAGATGATAAAGGCGACCGTCTGACCGATTAGGGTAGCGTTGAAATTCACAACAGCCTCCTATTTAGAGTTAAGACAGAAGCGTTTTCTTACAGCATTGCACCCAGTGGGTTGGTGAACAGCATGAATAATGCGATACCAACACCGATCATTGTTACGGCGTCTAACAGACCCGCTACGATGAACATTTTAACTTGCAGCATAGGAGCCATTTCTGGTTGACGCGCAGCGCCTTCCAGGAACTTGCCACCTAATAAGCCGAAACCGATTGCAGTACCAAGAGCACCCATACCAATCAGCAGAGCAACAGCGATAGCTGTCATGCCTAAAATCGTTTCCATCTGTATCTCCAGTATCTAAAATCTAAATCTAATTAGTTGATGATTTAGTTTAAAATTTCTTCAGCAATCCTTAATGATCTTCATGCGCCATGCTTAAGTAAACAATGGTCAACATCATGAAGATAAACGCCTGCAGCGTGATAACCAAAATGTGGAAAATTAACCAACCTAGTTGCAGAGTCACACCCAGGGAAGATAATAACAAGTTGGTACCATACATCAGCGCAATAAGGATGAAGATCAACTCACCTGCGTACAAGTTACCGAATAGACGCAATGCCAATGAAATTGGCTTAGCAACTAAAGTAACAGTCTCTAATAGGAGGTTGACGGGTATCATTGCCTTATGGTTAAAGGGCTGTAGCGTCAGTTCTTTAACAAAACCAGACACGCCTTTGA encodes:
- the atpF gene encoding F0F1 ATP synthase subunit B, whose protein sequence is MNFNATLIGQTVAFIIFVWFCMKFVWPPLMNAIEARQKRIADGLADADRAVKDLELAQAKATDQLKEAKVTANEIIEQANKRKAQIVEEAKAEADAERAKIIAQGKAEIEAERNRVKEDLRKQVATLAIMGAEKILERSIDPAAHSDIVNKLVAEI
- the atpE gene encoding F0F1 ATP synthase subunit C, with protein sequence METILGMTAIAVALLIGMGALGTAIGFGLLGGKFLEGAARQPEMAPMLQVKMFIVAGLLDAVTMIGVGIALFMLFTNPLGAML